From the Lampris incognitus isolate fLamInc1 chromosome 6, fLamInc1.hap2, whole genome shotgun sequence genome, one window contains:
- the zgc:162634 gene encoding phosphatidylinositol N-acetylglucosaminyltransferase subunit Y encodes MFSLSNLVVLVPVVSLCGLLYSAAVDENFPQGCTSASGLCFYSLLLPVTIPVYVFFHLWSWMGIKLFRHN; translated from the coding sequence ATGTTTTCTCTGTCAAATCTTGTGGTGCTGGTCCCAGTAGTGTCTCTCTGTGGTTTACTCTACTCTGCTGCAGTAGATGAGAACTTCCCCCAAGGTTGCACTAGTGCCAGCGGTCTCTGTTTCTACAGCCTGCTACTGCCAGTCACCATACCCGTCTATGTCTTCTTCCACCTCTGGAGCTGGATGGGGATCAAATTGTTTAGGCACAACTAG